One genomic segment of Pandoraea thiooxydans includes these proteins:
- the hisF gene encoding imidazole glycerol phosphate synthase subunit HisF codes for MALPKRIIPCLDVTAGRVVKGVNFVELRDAGDPVEIARRYGDQGADELTFLDITATSDGRDLILPIIEAVAAQVFIPLTVGGGVRTVPDVRRLLNAGADKVSMNSSAVADPQLVGDAASKYGSQCIVVAIDAKRSAGTEAGEAPRWEVFTHGGRKGTGLDVIEWAKRVESLGAGEILLTSMDRDGTKNGFDLALTRAVSDAVGIPVIASGGVGSLADLADGVTQGHADAVLAASIFHYGEFTVGQAKRYMADHGIAVRL; via the coding sequence ATGGCACTACCCAAACGCATTATTCCCTGCCTCGACGTGACGGCGGGACGAGTCGTCAAAGGGGTCAATTTCGTCGAACTGCGCGACGCCGGCGATCCGGTCGAAATCGCGCGCCGCTATGGCGACCAGGGCGCCGACGAACTGACCTTTCTCGACATCACGGCGACCTCCGATGGACGTGACCTGATTTTGCCGATCATCGAGGCCGTTGCCGCCCAGGTATTCATCCCGCTGACCGTCGGCGGTGGCGTGCGCACCGTGCCCGACGTGCGGCGCCTGCTCAACGCCGGGGCCGACAAGGTCAGCATGAATTCCTCCGCCGTGGCCGATCCCCAATTGGTGGGCGACGCGGCTAGCAAATATGGCTCTCAATGCATCGTCGTGGCGATCGACGCCAAGCGCAGCGCCGGCACCGAGGCTGGCGAGGCGCCCCGCTGGGAGGTCTTCACGCACGGCGGGCGCAAGGGCACGGGGCTCGACGTGATCGAGTGGGCCAAGCGCGTCGAATCGCTCGGGGCCGGCGAAATCCTGCTCACCAGCATGGACCGCGATGGTACGAAGAATGGATTCGACCTGGCACTCACACGCGCGGTGTCCGATGCCGTCGGCATCCCGGTCATTGCCTCGGGCGGCGTCGGCAGTCTGGCCGACCTGGCCGATGGCGTTACGCAAGGGCATGCCGACGCGGTGCTGGCCGCCAGCATTTTCCACTACGGCGAATTCACGGTGGGTCAAGCCAAGCGCTACATGGCCGACCACGGCATTGCCGTCAGGCTTTAG
- the tatA gene encoding Sec-independent protein translocase subunit TatA, with product MGSLSIWHWLIVLVIVMMVFGTKKLRNIGSDLGGAVKGFKEGMKEGDSTTSTSAASDKPAVKELRDGNAIDVEVKDSSSQKQG from the coding sequence ATGGGTTCGTTGAGCATTTGGCATTGGTTGATCGTGCTGGTCATCGTGATGATGGTGTTTGGCACCAAGAAGCTGCGCAATATCGGCAGCGATCTGGGCGGCGCGGTCAAGGGCTTCAAGGAAGGCATGAAGGAAGGCGATAGCACGACTTCGACGTCGGCCGCCTCCGACAAGCCGGCAGTGAAAGAACTGCGCGACGGCAACGCGATCGACGTGGAAGTCAAGGATAGCAGCAGCCAAAAGCAAGGTTGA
- the hisI gene encoding phosphoribosyl-AMP cyclohydrolase produces MSANWLDKVNWDERGLVPAIAQEVGSNDVLMVAWMNREALARTVETGEAVYWSRSRNRLWHKGEESGHVQTVREIRLDCDEDVVLLKVEQHGGIACHTGRHACFFQKFEGNAADGTWSAVEPVLKDPHSIYK; encoded by the coding sequence ATGTCTGCTAACTGGCTGGACAAGGTGAATTGGGACGAGCGAGGGCTGGTGCCCGCCATCGCGCAGGAAGTCGGCAGCAACGATGTGCTGATGGTCGCGTGGATGAATCGCGAGGCATTGGCGCGCACGGTCGAGACGGGCGAGGCGGTTTACTGGTCGCGCTCGCGCAACCGGCTCTGGCACAAGGGCGAAGAGTCCGGCCATGTGCAGACGGTCCGTGAAATCCGCCTGGACTGCGATGAAGACGTGGTGTTGCTCAAGGTCGAGCAACACGGCGGCATCGCCTGTCACACGGGGCGGCACGCCTGTTTCTTTCAGAAATTCGAGGGCAATGCGGCCGACGGCACCTGGAGCGCGGTCGAGCCTGTACTGAAAGATCCGCACAGCATTTACAAGTAA
- a CDS encoding phosphoribosyl-ATP diphosphatase — MSDTLRRLAAVIESRKGGDPEKSYVARLFHKGDDGILKKIGEEATEVVMAAKDAQHAGNQGDTRAKLVGETADLWFHCMVMLAHHDLSPDDVLTELARREGLSGIEEKALRKVRAREQAGD, encoded by the coding sequence ATGAGCGATACCCTGCGCCGCCTGGCGGCTGTCATCGAATCCCGCAAGGGCGGCGATCCCGAGAAGTCATACGTGGCTCGCCTGTTTCACAAGGGCGACGATGGCATCCTCAAGAAGATCGGCGAGGAAGCCACCGAAGTCGTGATGGCGGCCAAGGATGCCCAACACGCCGGCAACCAGGGCGATACGCGTGCCAAACTGGTCGGCGAAACGGCGGATCTCTGGTTTCATTGCATGGTGATGCTGGCGCACCACGACCTGTCGCCCGACGACGTACTGACCGAGTTGGCCCGTCGGGAGGGACTCTCCGGCATCGAGGAAAAGGCCCTGCGCAAGGTGCGTGCTCGCGAGCAGGCGGGCGATTGA
- a CDS encoding DUF4870 family protein, which produces MTDYPAAHTPLDAEQDDKLRKLTHILYALYAIFWLTGGVTALVAIIINYVKRDDVAGTLYESHFDWQIRTFWWSVLWGVIGVALALVLVGFAVLWVLGIWTLYRIVKGWLYLHDGKRMYP; this is translated from the coding sequence ATGACCGATTATCCGGCGGCGCACACGCCGCTCGACGCCGAACAGGACGACAAGCTCCGCAAGCTCACGCATATCCTGTATGCGTTGTACGCCATTTTCTGGCTGACCGGCGGAGTGACCGCGCTGGTGGCGATCATCATCAATTACGTCAAGCGAGACGACGTCGCCGGCACGCTTTACGAATCCCATTTCGACTGGCAAATTCGCACCTTCTGGTGGTCGGTTCTATGGGGCGTGATCGGCGTGGCGCTGGCTCTGGTGCTGGTCGGCTTTGCCGTGTTGTGGGTGTTGGGCATCTGGACGCTCTACCGTATCGTCAAGGGTTGGCTCTATCTCCATGACGGCAAGCGCATGTACCCATGA
- a CDS encoding histidine triad nucleotide-binding protein: MSHENCIFCKIAAGQIPGKRVFEDDQLIVIHDINPAAKLHLLVIPKRHIETLADCLPENPADQALLGRMLALAPNLAREQGHGYADGAGGFRVVINTGPDGGQEVYHLHMHVLAGPRPWKRMG; the protein is encoded by the coding sequence ATGAGTCACGAGAATTGTATTTTCTGCAAGATCGCCGCGGGTCAAATTCCTGGCAAGCGGGTGTTCGAAGACGATCAACTGATCGTCATTCACGACATCAATCCGGCCGCCAAGCTGCATTTGCTGGTCATCCCGAAGCGGCATATCGAGACACTGGCCGATTGCCTGCCAGAAAATCCGGCGGATCAGGCGTTGCTTGGTAGAATGCTTGCGTTGGCGCCCAATCTGGCTCGTGAGCAAGGCCATGGTTATGCCGATGGCGCGGGCGGATTCCGTGTGGTAATTAATACGGGGCCGGATGGTGGCCAAGAGGTCTATCATTTACATATGCATGTGCTGGCCGGACCACGGCCATGGAAGCGCATGGGATGA